In one Myotis daubentonii chromosome 1, mMyoDau2.1, whole genome shotgun sequence genomic region, the following are encoded:
- the LOC132226859 gene encoding olfactory receptor 4Q2, with amino-acid sequence MDANQTKVVREFALAGFSQKPSIEAGLFVLFLFFYVSTWIGNVLIMVTVASDNNLNSSPMYFLLGNLSFLDLCYSTVTTPKLLADLLDKNKLILYDQCIAQLFFLHFVGAAEMFLLTVMAYDRYVAICRPLHYTTIMSRGLCCVLVAASWMGGFVHSTVQTILTIHLPFCGPNRVDNFFCDVPPVIKLACADTFVIELLMVSNSGLISTSSFVVLISSYTVILVKIRSKEGRQKALSTCASHLMVVTLFFGPCIFIYARPFSIFSVDKMVSVLYNVITPMLNPLIYTLRNKEVKSAMRKLKFLYLESMTSCKSQSFVENRNWQLLSLKSH; translated from the coding sequence ATGGATGCAAACCAAACAAAAGTGGTGAGAGAATTTGCCCTGGCAGGCTTCTCACAGAAACCATCTATTGAGGCAGGGCTATTTGTACTATTTCTCTTCTTCTATGTGTCCACATGGATAGGCAATGTCCTCATCATGGTCACAGTGGCTTCTGATAACAATTTAAATTCATCACCCATGTATTTTCTTCTTGGCAACCTCTCTTTTCTGGACCTTTGCTATTCAACAGTAACTACTCCTAAGCTTCTGGCTGACTTGCTTGATAAAAACAAGCTCATTCTCTATGACCAATGCATTGCGCAACTCTTTTTCCTGCATTTTGTAGGGGCAGCTGAGATGTTCCTGCTCACGGTGATGGCCTATGATCGCTATGTTGCAATTTGTCGCCCCCTGCACTATACCACAATCATGAGTCGAGGATTATGCTGTGTGTTGGTAGCTGCCTCCTGGATGGGAGGATTTGTGCACTCGACTGTCCAGACCATTCTCACTATCCATTTGCCCTTTTGTGGGCCAAACCGGGTGGACAACTTCTTTTGTGATGTTCCCCCTGTCATCAAACTTGCCTGTGCAGACACATTTGTCATTGAATTACTAATGGTATCTAACAGTGGGTTGATCTCTACCAGCTCGTTTGTGGTGCTGATTTCTTCCTACACCGTTATCCTTGTCAAGATTCGCTCCAAGGAGGGAAGACAAAAGGCACTCTCCACTTGTGCCTCCCACCTCATGGTGGTAACACTCTTTTTCGGACCCTGTATTTTCATTTATGCTCGTCCCTTCTCCATTTTTTCTGTGGACAAAATGGTGTCTGTACTCTACAATGTTATCACCCCTATGCTGAATCCCCTCATCTACACCCTTCGGAACAAAGAGGTCAAGTCAGCCATGCGGAAGCT
- the LOC132221692 gene encoding olfactory receptor 4K1: MAHTNESVVSEFVLLGLSNSWDLQLFFFAIFSMVYVTSVLGNLMIIVIISSDSHLNSPMYFLLSNLSFIDICQSNFATPKMLVDFFVEKKTISFEGCMAQIFLLHSFVGSEMMLLVAMAYDRFIAICKPLHYSTIMNRRLCIIFVFISWAVGILHSVSHLAFTVDLPFCGPNEVDSFFCDLPLVIELACMDTYEMEIMTLTNSGLISLGCFLALIISYVVILITVWRRSSRGSSKALSTLTAHIVVVILFFGPCIYFYIWPFSRLSVDKFLSVFYTVCTPMLNPIIYSLRNEDVKSAVRRLGNRHVNWKN; this comes from the coding sequence ATGGCTCACACAAATGAATCAGTGGTGTCTGAGTTTGTGCTCCTGGGACTCTCTAATTCTTGGGAtcttcagcttttcttttttgccatCTTCTCTATGGTGTATGTGACATCAGTGCTGGGCAACCTCATGATTATTGTTATCATTTCCTCTGACTCCCATTTGAATTCTCCTATGTACTTCCTGCTCAGTAACCTTTCTTTCATTGATATCTGCCAATCTAACTTTGCAACCCCCAAAATGCTTGTGGACTTTTTTGTTGAGAAAAAGACTATCTCCTTCGAGGGTTGCATGGCCCAGATATTTCTTCTTCATAGTTTTGTTGGGAGTGAGATGATGTTGCTTGTAGCTATGGCATATGACAGATTTATAGCCATCTGTAAGCCCCTACACTACAGCACAATTATGAATCGGAGACTATGTATCATCTTTGTGTTTATTTCCTGGGCTGTGGGTATTCTTCATTCTGTGAGCCACTTGGCTTTTACAGTGGATCTGCCATTCTGTGGCCCAAATGAGGTGGACAGCTTCTTTTGTGACCTTCCCCTAGTGATAGAGCTGGCTTGCATGGATACTTATGAGATGGAAATTATGACACTAACTAACAGTGGCCTGATATCATTGGGCTGTTTCCTGGCTTTAATTATTTCCTACGTCGTCATTTTGATCACTGTCTGGCGCCGGTCCTCCCGTGGGTCATCCAAGGCACTCTCTACATTAACAGCTCACATCGTAGTGGTGATTCTCTTCTTCGGGCCTTGCATCTATTTCTATATATGGCCCTTCAGCAGGCTGTCTGTGGATAAGTTCCTTTCGGTGTTCTACACTGTTTGTACGCCCATGTTGAACCCCATCATCTACTCTCTGAGGAACGAAGATGTTAAATCAGCCGTGCGAAGGTTGGGAAATCGTCACGTGAACTGGAAAAACTAG